CCGATATCATGGCGTTCATTCCGGGCGAAAAGCACGGCACGCGCGAAGTGTTCGAAGTCAACGTCCTCCAGCAGGGCTGCAAGGACGCCGGTGCTCTTGACGTCATCAAGGCTGCCGTTGGCGAAAAGGATGCGCCTAAGAAGTGCATCGCCGTGCGTAAGGATGGCAAGGCTGTCGATATCGACGGCGATTACAGCGAAACGCTGGCCCGCATCGCTGCCAACAAGACCGCCATTGGCGTATTTGGCCTGTCCTTCTATGAAAACAATGCAGACAAGCTGAAGGTTGCCACCGTTTCCGGCGTCAAGCCTTCGGTTGAGACCGTTGCCACCGGCAAATACCCGGTTTCGCGTCCGTTGTTCTTCTACGTCAAGAAGGCCCATCTCGGCGTTATCCCTGGCATGAAGGAATATGTCGACTTCTTCCTGTCCGAGCAGATGATCGGCACTGACGGTCCGCTGGCCAATTACGGCCTGGTTCCGGCTCCCGACAAGGAGCGCGAAGAGTTCCGCGCCAAGTTCACCGCTGGCAAGTAAGACTTTGAGGCTGGCGCGGACACTGTCTGCGCCAGCCTCATCATGATGTTGCGGTTGATGTTTATTGATGACGTAACATGCGGCCCAGCCCTTGGCGGCAGGGCGTGGAGAGGCCGGGGATGGTAGAATGAGTACGTCAATCCTAATTTTTATCGTCATAGCTATCGGGATCATCGGCTATCTGCTGGGCTCGTCAAGGGCACAGTCGCTCGCACAAGGCCGTGCGTCTGCCCTGCATTCCCGCTATGGCTATCATGGCAGTTTTGTTTCTATTCTGGCAGTTGTACCCGCCTTCCTGGTGCTGGGTCTCTGGATGGCGATTGCGCCATCGCTGATCGAAACGCGTGTACGCGATGCGATGCCCGATGCGGTCAAGGCACAGGCCGGAGCCACCCAGAACCTCAATTACGGCACCATCGGTGCAATCGCTCGTGGCCTGAAAAGCCTTGACGACGACCAATTGGCCAAGTTGAAAAGCGCAGATGCCACGACTGCCCGCACAATGCTGGCCGAACAAGGCGTACCGCTGGCCGGCGAGCCTGAGCCCTACATGATCGTGGCTGCCGAGGCCTTGAACGGCATGCGCGCCATCAACGACCTGGCGCTGACCATCGTGGTAATCGCCACCTCGCTCGCAGGCGCCCTGTTCGGGCTTCGGTTGATCGCGCCACGCTTTCGCGCCCGCAATCGGGTGGAGCAAGCCATTCAGGCGGCCTTGGTCATCTGCTCTTCCATCGCCATCTTGACGACAGTCGGCATCATCATGTCGATGCTGACGGAAGCCACCCACTTCTTCCGGGAGGTTCCGGCCTGGCGGTTCTTCTTCGGGACGGTCTGGGATCCTCGCTTTGCCGCTGCTGGCGCCACCGATACCGGCGGCCAGTTCGGATTGATCCCGCTTCTGCTCGGCACACTCTATATCGGCGTGGTCGCCATGCTGTTTGCCGTGCCCGTCGGTCTGTTTGCTGCCATCTACATGGCCGAATATGCCTCGCCACGGCTGCGCTCGATCACCAAGCCACTGCTGGAAGTGCTGGCCGGTATTCCGACCATCGTCTACGGCTTCTTCGCGCTGACCTCGGTCGGTCCGTTCCTGCGGGATATCTCCGCCAAGATCAACGGCATCGCCACCGGCGATTTCGTCAGTTTCATCCAGGCACAGAGCGTGCTGACGGCAGGCTTCGTGATGGGGATCATGCTGATCCCCTATGTCTCCTCCCTGTCGGACGACATCATCACCGCCGTGCCACGCTCGCTCCGGGATGGTTCGCTTGGCCTTGGCGCCACGCGGTCAGAAACGGTCAAGCGGGTGATCCTGCCGGCAGCACTTCCGGGTATTGTCGGCGCGCTGCTGATGACGGCATCGCGTGCTATCGGCGAAACCATGATCGTGGTGCTGGCCGCAGGCGTTGCCGCGCGCATCCAGCTTAATCCTTTCGAGCCGATGACAACGGTCACCGTCAAGATCGTCAATCAGTTGACCGGCGACCTTGAATTCACCTCGCCGCAAACGCTGGTAGCCTTCGCGCTGGGTATTACCCTGTTTGCCATCACGCTTTGCCTTAATATCTATGCGCTTTACATCGTGCGCAAATACCGGGAGCAGTACGAATGAGCGAGACCCTCTCCCCCGCTGCGGCAGGCCACGGCGCTGGCGCCCTTGCCCCTGTATCGCGTCCTCGCCGGGACATTGGCATCAAGCGTCGCTACGCCGCCGAGCGCCGTTTCCGGGCCTATGGCATTGTCGCCATCAGCTTCGGTTTGCTGTTCTTGCTGCTACTGCTCACGTCGGTGGTTTCCAAAGGCTACACAGCCTTCTTGCAGACAACGATCACCGTTCCGGTTGAGTTTAGCGAGAAGCTGATCGACCCGAGCAACCAGCGCGCCACCAATCCCGATGTTTTGGTTGCGGCCAATTATCCGGTTCTGGTACGCAATGCGCTGGCGGCAAAACTGAAGATCGATACATCCAATCGTCCGGCAATGAAGCAATTGACCGAGATGGTCTCCGACAATGTCCGCGTCCAATTGCGCAATATGGTCGTTGCCGATCCGTCGCTTGTCGGCAAGACGGTTCCGGTCTCGGTCCTGGCCAGTGCCACAATCGATACGGCCTTCAAGGGGCAATTCGACCTGACGGTCGATGAGAGTAGCCGAAAGATTTCCGACCAGCAGATCGGCTGGATGAATGCGCTGGCTGAAAGCGGCGCGCTGGCCAAGTCCTTCAATACCGGTATTTTCGTCAACGGCGCATCCAGCCGCCCGGAAGCCGCAGGCGTTGGCGTGGCCTTGATCGGTACTGCCTATATGATGCTGACCGTGTTGATCCTGGCTCTGCCGATCGGCGTGGCAACCTCGATCTATCTTGAGGAATTTGCCCCGAAGAACCGTTGGACCGACCTGATCGAGGTCAATATCAACAATCTTGCGGCTGTTCCCTCTATCGTCTTCGGCCTGCTTGGTCTGGCGGTGTTCATCAACTTCGCCGGTCTGCCGCGCTCGGCCTCGCTGGTCGGCGGACTGGTGCTCACCCTGATGACCCTGCCGACGATCATCATTGCCACCCGTGCGGCCTTGAAGGCCGTTCCGCCGTCGATCCGCGCTGCGGCCCTGGGTCTGGGTGCGTCCAAGATGCAGACCGTGTTCCATCATGTCCTGCCGCTCGCCATGCCCGGCGTGTTGACCGGCACGATTATCGGCCTTGCCCATGCACTGGGCGAGACCGCGCCGCTGTTGCTGATTGGCATGGTGGCCTTCGTGGCGGATTATCCAGGCACACCGCTCGATCCGTCCACGGCGCTGCCGGTGCAGATCTATATGTGGGCCAATGAAGCCGAGCGCGCTTTCGTGGAGCGGACGTCCGGTGCCATCATCATTCTGCTGATTTTCCTGCTGATCATGAATGTTGGTGCCATCCTGCTGCGTAGGCGGTTTGAGCGGCGGTGGTAGAAACCAGCTGAACCACGGTCCTGGGCGATAACGTCCAGGAAAGTTCGTCGCGGCTTTCGCCAAGCAATTGCGTAAAGAAAGGCCGGAGGAGTAAGAATATGAACATGATGTCTGAATCAGCAGTTGAAAAGGCCTTGGATCAGAAGATGACCGAAGTGAACACCAAGATGGTCGGCAAGGATGTGTCCGTTTACTACGGTGAAAAGCGCGCCCTGTTCGACGTAAACCTGAATGTCCGCGAAAATACCGTCACGGCGCTGATCGGTCCTTCGGGTTGCGGCAAGTCTACGTTCTTGCGGACGCTGAACCGCATGAACGACACCATCGATCATTGCCGGGTCACCGGCCTTATCACCCTCGACGGCATGGATATCTACGATCCATCTATCGACGTTGTCGAGCTTCGCGCCCGCGTCGGCATGGTGTTCCAGAAGCCGAACCCGTTCCCCAAGTCGATCTACGAGAACATTGCCTACGGCCCGCGCATCCATGGTCTCGCCCGCAACAAGGCAGACATGGACCAGATCGTCGAAAAGAGCCTTCAGCGCGCCGGTCTTTGGAACGAAGCAAAGGATCGCCTACAGGAGCCGGGAACGGGCCTTTCCGGCGGACAGCAGCAGCGTCTGTGCATTGCCCGCGCCATTGCCGTCAGCCCGGAAGTCATCCTGATGGACGAGCCCTGCTCGGCCCTGGACCCGATTGCGACGGCCAAGGTGGAAGAACTGATCCACGAATTGCGGGCCAATTTCACCATCGTCATCGTCACGCATTCGATGCAGCAGGCCGCTCGTGTGTCCCAGCGCACGGCAATGTTCCATCTCGGCCAGTTGGTCGAGGAAAACGATACCGACAAGATGTTCACCAACCCGGACGACCAGCGGACCCAGGACTATATCATGGGGCGGTTCGGCTGATCCGACGGTTGATTGAAAATGCATCTTTTTAAAGGATCAGACCATGACAGCGCATATCTACACCGCCTTTGACGAGGAACTGAAATATCTGATGCGCCGCATTTCGGAAATGGGCGGTCTGGCCGAGCAGATGGTGGGTGAATCCGTCCGCGCGCTGGTCAATTCCGATGCGGCCCTCGCCCAGAAGGTGATCTCCGACGACGTGATCATGGACAATGCCGAGCGCGAAGTGGGCGACAAGGCGATTGTAACCATCGCAAAACGTCAGCCCATGGCCGCCGATCTGCGCGAAATCATCGGTGCGCTCAGGATCGCCTCGGATCTGGAGCGCGTCGGCGATCTCGGCAAGAACAATGCCAAGCGGGTCATGGCCGTGCAAGGCACCGGCGTGCCGCGCAAGCTGGCCCGCGGCATCGAGCATCTTTCGGAACTGGCGATGACCCAGCTCAAGGAAGTGCTGGATGTCTACACCACCCGCTCGGCGGAAAAGGCCAAGTCGATCCGCGACCGCGATGAGGAGATCGATGCAATCTACACCTCGCTGTTTCGCGAATTGCTGACCTACATGATGGAAGATCCGCGCAACATCACCACCTGCACGCACCTTCTGTTCTGCGCCAAGAATATCGAGCGCATCGGCGACCATGCCACCAATATCGCCGAGACCATCTATTATATGGCCACTGGCGCCCAGCCCGAGGGTGAGCGCCCGAAGGACGACACGACGACCGCTTTCGGGGTCGCCGATTGAGATGACAATGCGAGGATGTTGACCCATCCCCGCATTGCATGACGTGTTGATATCTCAAGGCATCAAGACCTTGAGATATCAAAGAAAAGCATACCAAG
The nucleotide sequence above comes from Agrobacterium vitis. Encoded proteins:
- a CDS encoding substrate-binding domain-containing protein — its product is MNMLKLSVAALVASVAFAGAAAARDQVQIAGSSTVLPYAKIVAETFGETFTKFKTPVVESGGTGAGLKEFCKGVGPETIDIANASRPINKSEAEACKAAGVTDIQEVKFGYDGIVFAVDSSNKDLALVPTDLYKGLAAEVVVDGKLVANPYKKWSEVNKSLPDTDIMAFIPGEKHGTREVFEVNVLQQGCKDAGALDVIKAAVGEKDAPKKCIAVRKDGKAVDIDGDYSETLARIAANKTAIGVFGLSFYENNADKLKVATVSGVKPSVETVATGKYPVSRPLFFYVKKAHLGVIPGMKEYVDFFLSEQMIGTDGPLANYGLVPAPDKEREEFRAKFTAGK
- the pstC gene encoding phosphate ABC transporter permease subunit PstC, with the translated sequence MSTSILIFIVIAIGIIGYLLGSSRAQSLAQGRASALHSRYGYHGSFVSILAVVPAFLVLGLWMAIAPSLIETRVRDAMPDAVKAQAGATQNLNYGTIGAIARGLKSLDDDQLAKLKSADATTARTMLAEQGVPLAGEPEPYMIVAAEALNGMRAINDLALTIVVIATSLAGALFGLRLIAPRFRARNRVEQAIQAALVICSSIAILTTVGIIMSMLTEATHFFREVPAWRFFFGTVWDPRFAAAGATDTGGQFGLIPLLLGTLYIGVVAMLFAVPVGLFAAIYMAEYASPRLRSITKPLLEVLAGIPTIVYGFFALTSVGPFLRDISAKINGIATGDFVSFIQAQSVLTAGFVMGIMLIPYVSSLSDDIITAVPRSLRDGSLGLGATRSETVKRVILPAALPGIVGALLMTASRAIGETMIVVLAAGVAARIQLNPFEPMTTVTVKIVNQLTGDLEFTSPQTLVAFALGITLFAITLCLNIYALYIVRKYREQYE
- the pstA gene encoding phosphate ABC transporter permease PstA encodes the protein MSETLSPAAAGHGAGALAPVSRPRRDIGIKRRYAAERRFRAYGIVAISFGLLFLLLLLTSVVSKGYTAFLQTTITVPVEFSEKLIDPSNQRATNPDVLVAANYPVLVRNALAAKLKIDTSNRPAMKQLTEMVSDNVRVQLRNMVVADPSLVGKTVPVSVLASATIDTAFKGQFDLTVDESSRKISDQQIGWMNALAESGALAKSFNTGIFVNGASSRPEAAGVGVALIGTAYMMLTVLILALPIGVATSIYLEEFAPKNRWTDLIEVNINNLAAVPSIVFGLLGLAVFINFAGLPRSASLVGGLVLTLMTLPTIIIATRAALKAVPPSIRAAALGLGASKMQTVFHHVLPLAMPGVLTGTIIGLAHALGETAPLLLIGMVAFVADYPGTPLDPSTALPVQIYMWANEAERAFVERTSGAIIILLIFLLIMNVGAILLRRRFERRW
- the pstB gene encoding phosphate ABC transporter ATP-binding protein PstB; translation: MNMMSESAVEKALDQKMTEVNTKMVGKDVSVYYGEKRALFDVNLNVRENTVTALIGPSGCGKSTFLRTLNRMNDTIDHCRVTGLITLDGMDIYDPSIDVVELRARVGMVFQKPNPFPKSIYENIAYGPRIHGLARNKADMDQIVEKSLQRAGLWNEAKDRLQEPGTGLSGGQQQRLCIARAIAVSPEVILMDEPCSALDPIATAKVEELIHELRANFTIVIVTHSMQQAARVSQRTAMFHLGQLVEENDTDKMFTNPDDQRTQDYIMGRFG
- the phoU gene encoding phosphate signaling complex protein PhoU, yielding MTAHIYTAFDEELKYLMRRISEMGGLAEQMVGESVRALVNSDAALAQKVISDDVIMDNAEREVGDKAIVTIAKRQPMAADLREIIGALRIASDLERVGDLGKNNAKRVMAVQGTGVPRKLARGIEHLSELAMTQLKEVLDVYTTRSAEKAKSIRDRDEEIDAIYTSLFRELLTYMMEDPRNITTCTHLLFCAKNIERIGDHATNIAETIYYMATGAQPEGERPKDDTTTAFGVAD